A stretch of the Elephas maximus indicus isolate mEleMax1 chromosome 3, mEleMax1 primary haplotype, whole genome shotgun sequence genome encodes the following:
- the LOC126072102 gene encoding olfactory receptor 7E24-like, translating to MEPQNLTGVSEFLLLGLSEDPELQPFLFVLLLSMYLISVAGNLLIILAVTSDSHLHTPMYFFLSNLSLADIGFISTTVPKMLVNIQTQNKSITYAGCLTQVSFFYLFICLESLLLSVMAYDRFVAICHPLHYTVIMNSHLCGLLVLLSFFISLLDSQLHRSMVSHLTFCTDVEIPHFFCDPPQLFNLACSDTSINIILLYCMAAIFGGVPISGIIFSYTRIALSVLRVSSSGGKYKAFSTCASHLSVVCLFYGTGLGVYLSSAVSSSLRKGAVASVMYTVVTPMLNPFFYSLRNRDIKRPLQKILSRKA from the coding sequence ATGGAGCCACAGAATCTAACAGGTGTCTCAGAATTCCTCCTCCTGGGCCTCTCTGAGGATCCAGAACTGCAGCCTTTCCTCTTTGTGCTGTTGCTTTCCATGTACCTGATATCTGTGGCTGGAAACCTACTCATCATCCTGGCTGTCACCTCTGACTCCcatctccacacccccatgtacttcttcctctccaacctgtccttgGCTGACATCGGTTTCATTTCCACCACAGTCCCAAAGATGCTAGTGAACATCCAGACACAAAACAAATCCATCACCTATGCGGGTTGCCTGACACAAGTGtcctttttctatctctttatatgTCTGGAGAGCCTACTCCTCAGTGTGATGGCTTATGAccggtttgtggccatctgtcaccccctgcactacacagtcatcatgaactCCCACCTCTGTGGCTTGCTAGTTTTGCTATCTTTTTTCATCAGCCTTTTGGACTCCCAGCTGCACAGGTCAATGGTGTCACATCTTACCTTCTGCACAGATGTGGAAAtccctcatttcttctgtgaccctCCTCAACTCTTTAACCTTGCATGTTCTGACACCTCCATCAATATCATATTACTGTATTGTATGGCTGCCATCTTTGGTGGTGTTCCAATCTCAGGGATCATTTTCTCTTATACTCGAATTGCTTTGTCCGTTCTGAGAGTCTCATCTTCAGGTGGAAAGTataaagccttttccacctgtgcCTCTCACCTGTCAGTCgtttgcttattttatggaaCAGGCCTTGGAGTGTACCTCAGTTCAGCTGTCTCATCTTCTCTGAGGAAGGGTGCAGTGGCTTCAGTGATGTACACTGTGGTCAcgcccatgctgaaccccttcttctacagcctgaggaacagggacaTCAAGAGACCCTTGCAGAAGATCCTTAGCAGAAAAGCCTAA